A window from Megalobrama amblycephala isolate DHTTF-2021 linkage group LG9, ASM1881202v1, whole genome shotgun sequence encodes these proteins:
- the irx4b gene encoding iroquois-class homeodomain protein IRX-4b, producing MSFTQFGYSYPAAPQLLMTSNTLSACYESNGSLLDTGVATSPQNSLYCPVYESRLVASSRHDLIPTAVYGNSCSKSHSYDTYGTYGPDSTSCYPLGKLSEKDGVETGHSRVTQSSAYYHYDYPIGQYHYDRYGYGSVDVGTRRKNATRETTSTLKAWLQEHKKNPYPTKGEKIMLAIITKMTLTQVSTWFANARRRLKKENKMTWSPRNKTSDEKEVDDQEDMDESQGELIKTERDFNDNQGKDETDQLHSDLDDFDLVESDASECESKPSFVMRVCSETSECPDNHFKETVTELPRGVHEFSEDHLRSTAEDNQTAKFYLQQGQKTIETKPKIWSLAQTATSLNQADYSSCMHKGTSCSSSNCDSDLKRKQESPVATLRNWVDGVFHDPLFRHTNFNQTFSNSTELWTEAISSQNTYHEHSEPITSSQQL from the exons ATGTCATTTACACAGTTTGGCTATTCATATCCTGCAGCACCACAG CTTTTAATGACTTCTAACACTCTGAGCGCCTGCTATGAGTCTAATGGTTCTCTGCTGGACACTGGAGTGGCAACTTCTCCTCAAAACTCGCTTTATTGCCCGGTATATGAAAGTAGGCTTGTGGCCTCTAGCCGGCATGACCTGATCCCTACTGCTGTCTATGGCAACTCGTGTTCAAAGAGTCACAGTTATGATACCTACGGCACTTATGGTCCAGATTCAACCTCATGCTATCCTCTG GGTAAACTCAGTGAGAAAGATGGTGTGGAAACAGGACATTCAAGAGTTACCCAAAGCTCTGCATATTACCATTACGACTACCCAATTGGACAGTACCACTATGACAGATATGG ATACGGATCTGTAGATGTGGGCACAAGAAGAAAAAATGCTACCAGAGAGACCACCAGCACACTGAAAGCATGGCTGCAAGAACATAAAAAGAACCCGTATCCCACCAAGGGTGAGAAGATCATGCTGGCCATCATCACTAAGATGACCCTTACGCAGGTGTCCACCTGGTTTGCCAACGCACGCCGGAGACTCAAGAAGGAAAATAAGATGACGTGGTCACCGCGCAACAAGACCTCAGATGAGAAAGAGGTTGACGACCAAGAAGATATGGACGAATCCCAGGGAGAGCTCATAAAAACCGAAAGAGATTTTAATG ACAACCAAGGAAAGGATGAGACAGATCAACTTCACAGCGATCTGGACGATTTCGATCTAGTGGAATCAGATGCCTCTGAGTGCGAATCGAAACCATCCTTTGTTATGCGCGTTTGCTCCGAGACCAGCGAATGTCCAGATAACCACTTTAAAGAAACCGTTACTGAGCTCCCTAGAGGTGTCCATGAATTTAGTGAAGACCACCTAAGATCAACTGCTGAAGACAACCAAACGGCAAAGTTCTACCTTCAACAAGGCCAAAAGACCATTGAGACCAAGCCAAAAATCTGGTCTCTTGCACAGACTGCTACGTCATTAAACCAAGCCGATTACTCATCATGCATGCATAAAGGAACGTCATGCTCTTCTTCAAACTGTGACTCAGACTTAAAAAGGAAACAAGAGTCTCCAGTGGCCACTCTGAGAAACTGGGTTGACGGTGTGTTTCATGATCCTTTATTCAGGCACACCAACTTCAACCAAACTTTCAGCAACTCTACAGAGTTATGGACTGAAGCCATTTCCTCACAGAATACCTACCATGAACACTCAGAACCTATTACTTCCTCTCAGCAACTGTga
- the ndufs6 gene encoding NADH dehydrogenase [ubiquinone] iron-sulfur protein 6, mitochondrial yields MAATLPRILSFGKNTKALFNGMRLSVVPVQQYSVPVSNYGEKVTHTGQLYDENDVRRARFIGRQKEVNENFAINLVAEEPVSYVESRTVSCDGGGGALGHPKVYINLDKDTKVGTCGYCGLQFKQKHHH; encoded by the exons ATGGCAGCCACCCTTCCAAGGATCTTGTCCTTCGGTAAAAATACGAAGGCTTTGTTCAATGGCATGAGGTTATCTGTAGTGCCAGTTCAGCAATACAGTGTACCGGTTTCTAATTATGGAGAAAAAGTGACTCACACAGGACAG CTCTATGATGAAAATGATGTGAGAAGAGCCAGATTCATCGGTAGACAAAAAGAG GTGAATGAGAACTTTGCGATCAACTTGGTTGCAGAAGAACCAGTGTCATACGTAGAGTCAAGAACGGTGTCCTGTGATGGAGGCGGAGGGGCTCTCGGCCACCCCAAAGTTTACATCAACTTG GACAAGGACACCAAAGTTGGCACTTGTGGATACTGTGGGCTGCAGTTTAAGCAGAAGCATCATCACTGA